A genomic segment from Roseibium algicola encodes:
- a CDS encoding AraC family transcriptional regulator: protein MKHDALTQILDALKLRGSVYFHTCFSPPWAVRVPAFGNVARFHMAMRGGCWLAVDGVDKPIRLATGDLAVIPHGAAHILSDEPGRPAAEVDEVVRQSGYTGEGALYYGGPDEELACKLFCGHFEFEEGSVHPLLDALPSVIHLPNTQTMNAFWLEAVMRFVASEVRAGQPGSEAIIHRLTEIIFIQVVRTFVDREGDRAGCLAAVLNPKLGRSMSKIHLAPEKPWTVESLAREAGMSRTVFADRFTNLVGMTPLAYVTHWRMERARRDIRETDLPLIDIAENIGYSSEAAFNRAFKRQFNQTPGQVRRQGASVPA, encoded by the coding sequence ATGAAACATGACGCCCTGACCCAGATCCTGGATGCCTTGAAGCTACGGGGATCCGTCTATTTCCATACCTGCTTTTCGCCGCCCTGGGCCGTGCGGGTGCCGGCTTTCGGCAATGTCGCGCGGTTTCACATGGCAATGCGTGGTGGCTGCTGGCTGGCGGTGGACGGTGTTGACAAGCCGATCCGCCTTGCGACCGGTGACCTGGCCGTCATTCCGCACGGGGCCGCTCATATCCTGAGTGATGAACCGGGCCGTCCCGCCGCCGAAGTGGACGAGGTCGTGCGGCAATCCGGTTATACGGGGGAAGGTGCGCTCTATTACGGCGGTCCGGACGAGGAACTGGCCTGCAAACTGTTCTGTGGCCATTTCGAATTCGAGGAAGGCTCGGTACATCCGCTGCTCGATGCCTTGCCATCGGTCATTCATCTGCCCAACACACAGACGATGAACGCCTTCTGGCTGGAAGCAGTGATGCGTTTTGTTGCCAGCGAGGTGCGCGCCGGGCAGCCGGGGTCCGAGGCGATCATCCACCGATTGACGGAGATCATCTTCATCCAGGTGGTGCGAACGTTCGTCGACAGGGAGGGGGACAGGGCCGGATGCCTGGCGGCGGTGCTCAATCCGAAGCTTGGGCGCAGCATGTCCAAGATCCATCTGGCGCCGGAAAAGCCCTGGACGGTGGAGAGCCTTGCCCGGGAAGCCGGCATGTCCCGGACGGTTTTTGCAGACAGGTTTACGAACCTCGTCGGCATGACGCCGCTGGCCTATGTCACCCACTGGCGCATGGAACGGGCACGGCGCGACATTCGGGAGACGGATCTGCCCCTGATCGATATTGCCGAAAATATCGGCTACAGCTCGGAAGCCGCCTTCAACCGGGCCTTCAAGCGTCAATTCAACCAGACACCCGGACAGGTGCGACGGCAAGGCGCGTCAGTGCCGGCCTGA
- a CDS encoding HAD family hydrolase — MNNLTGNITAILFDKDGTLLDFDATWAPAYRETSLHAARGDRALADRLLEQTGMDLVTGKSAAGSLLAAGNSAEIAAAWIACGADFQEGPLTADLDRVFIGCMHDAAPLTGIPEAVETLSGTGFTLGVASSDSEAAIRAFLAGTGLAPRFAFVTGYDTGFGPKPEPGMVRGFAEATGLALDRIAVIGDNTHDLEMARSAGAGLCIGVLTGTSARHDLETLADAVLESVADLPAYLAAN, encoded by the coding sequence TTGAACAACCTCACAGGCAACATCACCGCCATCCTGTTTGACAAGGACGGCACCCTGCTGGATTTCGACGCGACATGGGCACCGGCCTATCGCGAAACCTCGCTCCATGCAGCCAGAGGCGACCGCGCCCTGGCCGACAGGCTCCTGGAACAGACCGGCATGGATCTGGTGACCGGAAAGTCCGCGGCCGGGTCTCTGCTTGCAGCCGGCAACTCTGCGGAAATCGCGGCTGCCTGGATTGCCTGCGGTGCTGATTTTCAGGAAGGCCCGCTGACCGCAGACCTCGACCGGGTGTTCATCGGCTGCATGCATGATGCTGCGCCCCTTACTGGCATTCCGGAAGCTGTCGAGACCTTGAGCGGAACCGGGTTCACTTTGGGTGTTGCCAGCAGCGACAGCGAAGCGGCCATAAGGGCCTTTCTCGCCGGCACCGGGCTTGCGCCCCGATTTGCTTTCGTCACGGGTTACGACACAGGTTTTGGCCCGAAGCCGGAACCGGGCATGGTTCGCGGCTTTGCCGAGGCAACAGGTCTTGCACTGGACCGGATCGCCGTTATCGGTGACAACACGCATGATCTGGAAATGGCCCGTTCGGCGGGCGCCGGACTTTGTATCGGTGTCCTGACGGGCACAAGCGCGCGCCACGACCTGGAAACCCTGGCAGATGCCGTTCTGGAGAGCGTTGCCGATCTGCCGGCCTATCTGGCCGCCAACTGA
- a CDS encoding MFS transporter, which yields MSLLFVGAAGERRNRWAALAALYLAMFMNVLDVSVVNLALPSIRHGLGASDTQLEWVLVVYVLAFAAGLLPFGRFGDVAGRGRMFRWGVAGFTASSLACGLAPDITFLIASRALQGLCAAMMVPQVLAIVHVIFPAEEKGKAIGLFGSVSALGAVAGPLVGGVIVAADVFGLGWRPIFLINLPVGLISLAGALRFLPHIENESRVMPDWSGTFLFTLAVLALVFPLVEGRQFGWPAWCFALMGLSVVLAVLFYRLQQRRAHLGKAQLLPVLLTRDRVFVAGVAFVALFFSGLAGLFFMMALFLQAGLGLSPMTAGLILAPHPVGVMLASTLTGRFGTRFQSARVCLAMLAVFCGLLAARLLVSDGMSASLLAMPFLIVGLGTGTAIPALFQLVLSRVSGPDAGAGSGVLQAFQQIGMALGIAVQGQIFFQVLAAGRSEALYRDAAAAALLYPASSCFALAVLAFGLACKFRSG from the coding sequence ATGTCCCTTTTGTTTGTCGGCGCAGCCGGGGAAAGGCGCAATCGCTGGGCGGCACTCGCCGCGCTTTATCTTGCCATGTTCATGAATGTTCTCGATGTGTCGGTGGTCAATCTGGCGCTGCCCTCCATCCGTCACGGGCTCGGTGCTTCGGATACCCAGCTCGAATGGGTGCTGGTGGTCTATGTGCTGGCCTTTGCCGCCGGATTGCTGCCTTTCGGCCGATTTGGAGATGTTGCGGGCAGGGGGAGGATGTTCCGCTGGGGTGTGGCCGGATTTACCGCCAGTTCGCTGGCGTGTGGACTGGCGCCCGATATCACCTTCCTGATTGCCAGCCGGGCGCTGCAGGGGCTCTGCGCGGCGATGATGGTGCCACAGGTGCTTGCCATCGTTCATGTGATCTTTCCTGCAGAGGAAAAGGGCAAGGCCATCGGCCTGTTCGGCTCCGTCAGCGCGCTTGGGGCCGTCGCGGGGCCGCTGGTGGGCGGGGTGATCGTGGCTGCCGATGTCTTCGGGCTGGGCTGGCGGCCGATCTTCCTGATCAATCTGCCCGTGGGCCTGATCTCCCTTGCCGGTGCTCTTCGCTTTCTGCCGCATATCGAAAACGAGAGCCGGGTGATGCCGGACTGGTCCGGAACGTTTCTTTTCACCCTCGCAGTGCTGGCGCTGGTGTTTCCTCTCGTGGAGGGCAGGCAGTTCGGCTGGCCTGCCTGGTGTTTTGCCCTGATGGGACTGAGCGTCGTTCTGGCCGTATTGTTCTACCGGCTGCAGCAGCGCAGGGCGCATCTCGGCAAGGCGCAGCTTCTGCCGGTGCTGTTGACGCGGGACCGTGTGTTTGTTGCCGGGGTCGCATTTGTCGCGCTGTTCTTTTCCGGTCTTGCCGGACTGTTCTTCATGATGGCACTCTTCCTGCAGGCCGGCCTTGGGTTGTCGCCGATGACTGCCGGGCTCATCCTGGCGCCGCACCCGGTCGGTGTGATGCTTGCGTCCACGCTGACAGGCCGTTTTGGAACCCGCTTTCAGAGCGCGCGGGTCTGCCTTGCCATGCTGGCGGTCTTCTGCGGATTGCTTGCAGCTCGGCTGCTGGTTTCCGATGGAATGAGCGCAAGCCTGCTGGCGATGCCGTTCCTGATTGTCGGCCTTGGAACGGGAACGGCGATCCCGGCCTTGTTCCAGCTTGTGTTGTCTCGGGTCTCCGGGCCGGATGCCGGTGCGGGGTCCGGCGTGCTCCAGGCCTTCCAGCAGATCGGCATGGCGCTTGGCATCGCTGTGCAAGGCCAGATCTTCTTCCAGGTTCTGGCGGCTGGTCGTAGTGAGGCTCTGTACCGGGATGCTGCGGCTGCAGCGTTGCTCTATCCTGCGAGTTCGTGTTTCGCGCTTGCTGTGCTTGCCTTTGGTCTTGCCTGTAAATTCCGCTCTGGATGA
- a CDS encoding MarR family winged helix-turn-helix transcriptional regulator: MSERTENKGASKPLKNAGPDALGGDLDDFLCFAVYEANLAFNHLYRSLLEELGLTYPQYLVMTLLWRRNERTVKDIGDALSLEYNTLTPMIKRLEAMELVSRVRDLEDQRVVNVCLTAKGNALREKAAAVPQCVAEASGLSEQAFEDLKSALDTLRSNLKSTGDRT, translated from the coding sequence ATGTCAGAACGCACTGAAAACAAAGGCGCCTCGAAGCCCTTGAAGAACGCCGGCCCGGACGCCTTGGGCGGAGATCTCGACGATTTTCTCTGTTTTGCCGTCTATGAGGCCAATCTGGCCTTCAATCACCTTTACCGGTCTTTGCTGGAAGAGCTCGGCCTCACCTATCCGCAGTATCTGGTGATGACCCTGCTTTGGCGCAGAAACGAGAGAACGGTCAAGGATATCGGCGACGCGCTCAGCCTGGAATACAACACGCTGACACCGATGATTAAGCGCCTGGAAGCAATGGAGCTTGTCTCCCGCGTCCGCGATCTGGAAGACCAGCGCGTCGTCAATGTCTGCCTGACAGCCAAGGGTAACGCGCTTCGGGAAAAGGCGGCTGCCGTGCCGCAATGTGTTGCCGAGGCATCCGGTCTTTCGGAACAGGCTTTCGAGGATTTGAAATCCGCCCTCGACACATTGCGGTCCAACCTGAAATCCACGGGAGACCGGACTTGA
- a CDS encoding YHS domain-containing (seleno)protein, with amino-acid sequence MSLMKSAIAATLLSLAALSAPAMAADEYNTSSGLTAAGSPLGLHGVDPVAFVSLGNRIDGTAQYTAVHDGVAYYFASQEAMDAFTAHPDQYLPQNGGFCTFGVSVGKKFDGDPQFAAVVDGKLYLFLNEAIFREFQKDQSGTITKAEANWKKIRSTEATKL; translated from the coding sequence ATGTCCTTGATGAAATCCGCCATTGCCGCAACGCTGCTGTCTCTTGCCGCTCTCTCTGCCCCGGCAATGGCCGCGGACGAATACAACACCTCCAGCGGCCTGACGGCCGCCGGCAGCCCGCTCGGTCTTCATGGTGTCGATCCCGTGGCCTTTGTCAGCCTGGGCAACCGGATTGACGGAACCGCGCAATATACGGCCGTCCACGACGGTGTTGCCTATTACTTCGCATCCCAGGAAGCCATGGATGCCTTCACCGCGCATCCGGATCAGTACCTGCCGCAAAACGGCGGCTTCTGCACCTTCGGTGTTTCAGTCGGCAAGAAGTTCGACGGCGATCCGCAGTTCGCAGCTGTTGTGGACGGCAAGCTTTATCTGTTCCTGAACGAGGCCATCTTCCGCGAGTTCCAGAAAGACCAGTCCGGCACGATCACCAAGGCGGAAGCCAACTGGAAGAAGATCCGCTCCACCGAGGCAACGAAGCTCTGA
- a CDS encoding Rrf2 family transcriptional regulator, translated as MRTDSRLPRVLHVLLHLDQTQDPVTSDQIGKMLNTNPSLVRRTMAGLREAGFVGATKGHGGGWVLAKPLDSISLAEVYSALGSPQLFAVGKSADAPTCLLEQAANRATSAALEATRETFQEQLGQVTVADLVRPHALEIRQHQEKLET; from the coding sequence ATGCGAACCGACAGCCGATTGCCGCGCGTGCTTCACGTGCTCCTACATCTGGACCAGACACAAGACCCGGTGACGTCCGACCAGATCGGGAAGATGCTCAACACCAACCCGTCCCTCGTCCGGCGAACCATGGCAGGGTTGCGCGAGGCCGGTTTCGTCGGGGCCACCAAGGGCCATGGCGGCGGCTGGGTGCTGGCCAAGCCCCTAGACAGCATCTCGCTTGCCGAGGTCTATTCCGCGCTCGGCTCACCGCAGCTCTTCGCCGTCGGCAAGTCCGCCGATGCTCCCACCTGCCTCCTGGAACAGGCGGCCAACCGGGCGACCTCGGCGGCCCTGGAGGCAACACGGGAGACGTTTCAGGAACAGCTCGGGCAAGTGACGGTGGCGGATCTGGTGCGGCCCCATGCACTGGAAATCCGGCAGCATCAGGAAAAGCTGGAAACCTGA
- a CDS encoding NADP-dependent isocitrate dehydrogenase, with product MAKIKVDNPVVEIDGDEMTRIIWAFIKDKLIHPYLDIDLLYYDLSIQKRDETDDQITVDAANAIKEHGVGVKCATITPDEARVEEFGLKRMYRSPNGTIRNILGGVIFREPIIMQNVPRLVPGWTQPIIVGRHAFGDQYRATDFRFPGKGKLTITFTGEDGQVIEHEVYDAPSAGVAMAMYNLDDSIRDFARASLNYALNRKVPCYLSTKNTILKAYDGRFKDLFQEIYEAEFKDQYAEAGIWYEHRLIDDMVASALKWSGGYVWACKNYDGDVQSDTVAQGFGSLGLMTSVLMTPDGKTVEAEAAHGTVTRHYRQHQKGESTSTNSIASIFAWTRGLAHRAKLDNNQELARFAQTLEKVCIDTVEAGHMTKDLALLVGPDQAWLTTTGFLDKIDENLAKAMAAN from the coding sequence ATGGCAAAGATCAAAGTCGACAATCCGGTCGTCGAGATCGACGGCGATGAGATGACCCGGATCATCTGGGCCTTTATCAAGGACAAGCTGATCCACCCCTATCTCGACATCGACCTGCTCTACTACGATCTGTCGATCCAGAAACGCGACGAGACCGACGACCAGATCACGGTCGATGCCGCCAACGCCATCAAGGAACATGGCGTCGGCGTCAAATGCGCCACCATCACGCCGGATGAAGCGCGAGTTGAGGAATTCGGCCTGAAGCGCATGTACCGTTCGCCCAACGGCACGATCCGCAACATCCTCGGCGGCGTGATCTTCCGCGAACCGATCATCATGCAGAACGTGCCGCGCCTGGTGCCGGGCTGGACCCAGCCGATCATCGTCGGCCGCCATGCCTTTGGCGACCAGTATCGCGCCACCGACTTCCGCTTCCCCGGCAAGGGAAAGCTGACCATCACCTTCACCGGGGAAGACGGCCAGGTGATCGAACACGAAGTCTATGACGCGCCGTCCGCCGGCGTCGCGATGGCGATGTACAATCTCGACGACTCGATCCGCGATTTTGCCCGCGCTTCGCTGAACTACGCGCTCAACAGGAAGGTGCCCTGCTACCTCTCCACCAAGAACACGATCCTGAAAGCCTATGATGGCCGCTTCAAGGACCTGTTCCAGGAAATCTACGAAGCCGAATTCAAGGACCAGTACGCGGAAGCCGGCATCTGGTACGAACACCGGCTGATCGACGACATGGTCGCCTCCGCTCTGAAATGGTCCGGCGGGTACGTCTGGGCCTGCAAGAACTACGACGGTGACGTCCAGTCCGACACTGTTGCCCAGGGGTTCGGCTCGCTCGGCCTGATGACGTCCGTTCTGATGACACCGGACGGCAAGACCGTGGAAGCGGAAGCCGCCCACGGCACGGTCACACGCCACTATCGCCAGCACCAGAAGGGCGAGAGCACTTCGACCAACTCCATCGCCTCGATCTTCGCCTGGACCCGCGGGCTCGCGCACAGGGCCAAGCTCGACAACAACCAGGAGCTTGCCCGTTTCGCCCAGACGCTGGAAAAGGTCTGCATCGACACGGTGGAAGCCGGTCACATGACGAAGGATCTTGCCCTGCTCGTCGGCCCGGATCAGGCCTGGCTCACCACCACTGGCTTCCTGGACAAGATCGACGAGAACCTGGCCAAGGCCATGGCTGCGAACTGA
- a CDS encoding class I SAM-dependent methyltransferase, whose protein sequence is MSGNGKHDSWSAGRSYDHYMGRWSRLIAREFVSWLNAPLDADWADIGCGTGALTETILDMAKPKSVVGLDLSEGFVMHAREAITDERARFEVGSAQDLPLPDNTIDVSTSALALNFVPDKLQALAELRRITRPGGTISFYVWDYPGGGMGFIDAFWKAAASIDPAAEDLDEALRFPFCTPEGLQTLCTEAQLPGASIHALEVDTVFPGFEEFWHPFTLGAGPAPGYCMNLTEEKRDELKAKLRDQLDTGGEIRLPARAFAVRYQQP, encoded by the coding sequence ATGTCCGGCAATGGGAAACACGATTCCTGGAGTGCAGGTCGCAGTTACGATCACTACATGGGCAGATGGAGCCGATTGATCGCAAGAGAGTTCGTGTCCTGGCTCAACGCGCCTCTTGATGCAGACTGGGCGGACATAGGGTGCGGCACCGGAGCCTTGACCGAAACCATACTCGATATGGCCAAGCCAAAATCGGTTGTCGGTCTCGATCTTTCGGAAGGCTTCGTGATGCATGCGCGGGAAGCGATCACCGACGAGAGAGCCCGCTTTGAAGTCGGGTCTGCACAGGACCTGCCGCTTCCCGACAACACCATTGACGTATCAACGTCCGCGCTCGCGCTCAACTTTGTGCCGGACAAGCTGCAGGCGCTGGCCGAGTTGCGTCGCATTACCCGCCCTGGTGGAACAATATCCTTCTATGTCTGGGACTACCCGGGAGGTGGCATGGGCTTCATTGACGCCTTCTGGAAAGCAGCCGCTTCAATCGACCCAGCTGCCGAAGATCTTGATGAGGCACTCCGGTTTCCATTCTGCACCCCGGAAGGGCTCCAGACACTCTGCACTGAAGCCCAGTTGCCGGGTGCAAGTATTCACGCCCTTGAAGTGGACACAGTTTTTCCGGGGTTTGAGGAATTCTGGCATCCCTTCACGCTCGGCGCAGGGCCGGCGCCCGGGTATTGCATGAACCTGACCGAGGAAAAACGGGATGAGCTGAAAGCAAAGCTCCGGGACCAACTCGACACCGGTGGAGAAATCCGCCTGCCCGCACGCGCCTTTGCTGTCCGCTACCAGCAGCCGTGA
- a CDS encoding EAL domain-containing protein has product MLETVRSRGNALFKRVFVRATLYGVFGLLAFSLVLIGIDYLTQTDKIEERLARTAHDKALFVTNIAAREIANKNYGEVERLLNAIAGDKYIIAAKAYSRFGQEFASDFTSAEPSSAVQFNEGALNVAQSGKAQYSETADMIEYILPVSRSGEVVGSVLVRISKHELAGVLREKIVQVVLILAVLLLAFVPVIAALMYRATAGVSRVTQAANEAAAGYLDCNLETDAPGEVGDLQTAFRGMMVKLRENILRIEELAYTDRITGLPNRAKLDNVAMTLIDLRPKETGSVLYIGLDRFKLINDMHGHAVGDKLLRLVGNRLAVLVDELAKPLTSKPPCVARFSGDEFVVLLPGVDDLQMLAKLSRTMVERLGGAYRIGRLSLSLTVSAGIARYPEHGTTAEEVLRNANMAMYEAKGAGRAQSIAYNDIIRERMTEREQIRHRLQSALRDRTLSVHYQPKVDISSGKIVGSEALLRWNDAELGSVPPYKFIPVAEECGLIVPIGEFVLASALSDMKSLHRQNVDVSVAVNVAPAQLQAKGFTGRMLGIIGESGFSTEKLELEVTESSLVDYSQNLLDQILPIKKEGVKFAIDDFGTGYSSLHSLASMPFDTLKIDRSFIMDIANCEDRRTIVELILMLARQLNLNTVSEGVETQLQMDYINLWGGTLGQGYLWSPAVPFGEFSRMVTKREEEANAAEPWRQAAS; this is encoded by the coding sequence GTGCTCGAAACCGTTCGATCAAGAGGAAACGCGCTGTTCAAGCGCGTCTTTGTGCGGGCAACGCTTTATGGCGTGTTCGGATTGCTGGCTTTTTCGCTGGTTCTGATCGGCATCGATTATCTGACCCAGACGGACAAGATCGAGGAACGCCTTGCTCGGACTGCTCACGACAAGGCGCTGTTTGTCACCAATATTGCGGCGCGCGAAATCGCCAACAAGAACTATGGTGAAGTCGAGCGGCTTTTGAATGCGATTGCGGGTGACAAATACATTATCGCAGCCAAGGCCTATAGCCGCTTCGGTCAGGAGTTCGCCAGCGATTTCACCTCCGCAGAACCTTCGAGCGCCGTGCAGTTCAACGAAGGCGCCCTGAATGTCGCGCAGTCGGGCAAGGCTCAGTATTCGGAAACCGCCGACATGATCGAATACATCCTGCCGGTTTCCCGCAGCGGGGAAGTGGTGGGGTCCGTGCTGGTGCGCATTTCGAAGCACGAGCTTGCGGGTGTTCTGAGGGAAAAGATTGTTCAGGTGGTGTTGATCCTGGCGGTTCTTCTTCTTGCCTTCGTTCCGGTGATTGCTGCGCTGATGTACCGGGCAACGGCAGGTGTCAGCCGCGTGACGCAGGCAGCCAATGAGGCTGCAGCCGGTTACCTCGACTGCAATCTGGAAACTGATGCACCAGGTGAGGTGGGTGACCTGCAAACCGCGTTCCGCGGAATGATGGTCAAGCTGCGCGAGAATATTCTGCGGATCGAGGAACTCGCCTACACCGATCGCATTACCGGTTTGCCCAACAGGGCCAAGCTGGACAATGTCGCGATGACGCTGATCGACCTGCGCCCCAAGGAAACGGGCAGTGTTCTTTACATCGGACTGGACCGCTTCAAACTGATCAACGACATGCACGGACATGCCGTAGGCGACAAGCTGTTGCGGCTGGTCGGCAACCGGTTGGCCGTCCTGGTCGACGAGCTGGCCAAGCCACTGACGTCAAAACCCCCCTGCGTTGCCCGGTTTTCCGGCGACGAATTCGTCGTACTGTTACCCGGCGTCGATGATCTGCAGATGCTTGCCAAGTTGTCCAGAACGATGGTCGAGCGGCTGGGCGGGGCCTACAGAATTGGCCGGCTTTCCCTTTCTCTGACCGTCAGCGCGGGAATCGCGAGATACCCGGAGCACGGTACAACGGCCGAGGAAGTCCTGCGAAACGCCAACATGGCCATGTATGAAGCAAAGGGTGCCGGCAGGGCTCAGTCGATCGCCTACAACGATATCATTCGCGAACGGATGACCGAGCGCGAACAGATCCGGCACAGGCTGCAAAGCGCACTGAGAGACCGCACGCTATCCGTTCACTACCAGCCGAAGGTCGACATTTCGTCCGGCAAGATTGTCGGTTCAGAAGCGCTGCTGCGCTGGAACGATGCCGAACTCGGGTCCGTACCACCCTACAAGTTCATTCCCGTGGCAGAAGAATGCGGTCTGATCGTTCCGATCGGAGAATTCGTGCTGGCATCCGCGCTCTCCGACATGAAATCCCTACACCGGCAGAACGTCGATGTATCTGTCGCCGTGAACGTTGCGCCGGCGCAGCTGCAGGCAAAGGGATTTACCGGCAGAATGCTCGGGATCATCGGCGAGAGCGGGTTTTCGACGGAGAAGCTGGAACTGGAAGTGACGGAATCGAGTCTTGTCGACTATTCGCAGAACCTTCTGGATCAGATCCTGCCGATCAAGAAAGAAGGCGTCAAATTTGCAATCGACGACTTCGGCACCGGCTATTCCTCGCTGCACAGTCTCGCGAGCATGCCGTTCGACACGCTGAAGATCGACCGGTCCTTCATCATGGACATTGCCAATTGCGAGGATCGCCGGACCATCGTCGAGCTGATCCTGATGCTGGCAAGGCAGCTCAATCTCAACACAGTTTCCGAAGGGGTCGAGACCCAGTTGCAGATGGATTACATCAATCTGTGGGGCGGGACGCTCGGCCAGGGCTACTTGTGGAGCCCGGCAGTGCCGTTCGGCGAGTTCTCGCGAATGGTCACGAAGCGGGAAGAAGAGGCGAATGCGGCCGAGCCCTGGAGGCAGGCAGCCTCCTGA
- a CDS encoding energy-coupling factor ABC transporter permease, whose translation MHIEPGIVDGAKIVLSYGTAAASFGLLGKMALDTIRKSGVLSLAVRSVITTVAVFCFFEILPHYPVGVSEVHFILGSTLFLMFGAGPAAIGLAAGLLLQGTLVAPFDLPQYGINVTTLLVPLWAVSMLANRIIPEKTAYVDVSYVQALALSTTFQAGIVGWVAFWAFYGQGFGAENMASVGSFGFAYMLVILGEPLADLAVLAAAKTLAPLTRNLAFENRLHNAA comes from the coding sequence ATGCATATCGAACCGGGCATCGTCGACGGTGCCAAAATCGTACTCAGCTACGGCACCGCGGCTGCTTCCTTCGGCCTTCTGGGCAAAATGGCTCTCGACACAATCCGCAAAAGCGGCGTGCTCAGCCTTGCCGTCCGTTCCGTCATCACGACGGTTGCCGTATTCTGCTTCTTCGAAATCCTGCCGCATTACCCGGTCGGTGTTTCCGAAGTGCACTTTATCCTGGGCTCCACCCTGTTCCTGATGTTCGGCGCTGGTCCGGCAGCAATCGGCCTCGCTGCAGGCCTTCTGCTCCAGGGGACGCTGGTTGCTCCTTTCGACCTGCCGCAGTACGGCATCAACGTCACCACGCTGCTCGTGCCGCTGTGGGCTGTCAGCATGCTGGCAAACCGCATCATTCCGGAAAAGACCGCCTATGTTGACGTTTCCTACGTTCAGGCACTGGCTCTTTCCACCACGTTCCAGGCTGGTATCGTTGGCTGGGTTGCTTTCTGGGCATTCTACGGCCAGGGCTTCGGTGCCGAGAACATGGCTTCCGTCGGTTCCTTCGGCTTTGCCTATATGCTGGTGATCCTGGGCGAGCCGCTGGCTGACCTGGCTGTTCTGGCCGCTGCCAAGACCCTGGCGCCGCTGACCCGGAACCTTGCTTTCGAAAATCGGCTGCACAACGCGGCTTAA
- the aroQ gene encoding gamma subclass chorismate mutase AroQ: MLKSIPLTALAVSLLASTVTPGWAAPDKLFGAINERLSFMQSVAAWKADNDKPVEDLPREKVVLDAAREKAVENGLSADNVTLFFQAQIDAAKDIQTCWIERWESGEARPQNVPDLIKDVRPELLRLGNEILTLLAESPVEASDQQAFTEALTVECLSDGSKNALFEGLVDVHD; this comes from the coding sequence ATGTTGAAATCGATCCCCCTGACCGCTCTTGCGGTATCTCTTCTTGCTTCCACCGTCACTCCTGGCTGGGCGGCACCTGACAAGCTTTTCGGCGCCATCAACGAACGTCTGTCGTTCATGCAGTCGGTTGCAGCCTGGAAAGCGGATAACGACAAACCTGTCGAGGATCTGCCGAGGGAAAAGGTGGTGCTGGATGCTGCCCGCGAAAAGGCAGTCGAAAACGGCCTGTCGGCTGACAATGTCACCTTGTTTTTCCAGGCGCAGATCGATGCGGCCAAGGACATTCAAACCTGCTGGATCGAACGCTGGGAGAGCGGTGAAGCTCGTCCGCAGAACGTACCCGACCTGATCAAGGATGTCCGTCCGGAGCTGTTGCGCCTCGGCAACGAGATCCTGACGCTACTCGCAGAAAGCCCCGTCGAAGCCTCTGACCAGCAGGCCTTCACGGAGGCGCTGACCGTGGAATGCCTGTCCGACGGATCAAAGAACGCTCTGTTTGAAGGTCTGGTCGACGTACACGACTAG